One Gimesia aquarii DNA segment encodes these proteins:
- a CDS encoding Calx-beta domain-containing protein gives MLLTNWLKSIASHCRPFRPRHHRHQRSRVLNRYQPALSRQMIGCEHLEDRTMLTSVISIDDVTIEEDAGLPLVYFTLTRTGINPGDLNSRVEIDFTTQDETANGYDVDYNSVTGSLSFSASTTATTQTTTMSVLIHDDLEVEGNETFQLLISTTSPNTIIEKNIGIATIIDNEAVSLSVSDATAYENDTLSFEITLNQVASSDITFLATTVAGSAEEGGFFGDYTYFENKLVTIKAGEISTTVTVHPLDDDDKEPDETFSLVISDPKINGDSLPSTLIISDDTGMGTILNDDYLPGSTFNIEGTKIIEGHDGTDYLEFTITRTGESAGDLNFFTQVLFNTIDGTATAGEDYASTVRVLDFNASPSATRQSQTVEVPIFGDTHFEATETFLGRLSNATGGSVLKGNGTTLDATGVITNDESDFSFQQELKADIGFANHSYDHAGRYFAIDGNVLVIGVPNNIGTTDNGPGLAYVYTRNQHETPEDSADDTWDFQTILRHDNRSDLEYFGASVAIHDDTILIGAFLGPYGDSSRIVYIFSRDGDDWVSSPPRRESILIPRLHYHSRQATSLIAVYEETIVVGNYVFEKTGVDWSAPAMRKLTEASVTSVTIQENTIVIGTAFDSEEGSRAGAVLIYTKTGNNWTSIAPHEVKLTASDAKPNLHFGQSVALNGNQLAVGATNTNTGSYSGQAYIFTQSGSDWSTLPTTEVIFPREPLTQHFGASIALTDTHLVVGTFRDVFLSSSSEVYVYTKNGANWDPSTASRTVLNAPVSGNVLFGESVAVSGTTILAGASRVDTESIESGMIYGFELDQNDSYQLIHEISHAVSQTAHNGGDRYGRRIVIGEKYMLIAAPGTETGSANGVVYLYAKDDGNTLFDSTDDNWIYETTFTAPDPELTTGFGHSIDIDGNTLLIAAQMKSGFSEVYSYEMTGDDWSTFSPQITPLLSRTGTFISWYPDGALNAEDFVAIENDTILVSDPFSTTDPSEAGQVYVFTRNGNDWSTSSPTRSVLKASDTTMKNNFGYAIDIDGDKIIVGAYRDESYRGAAYLYLKGEDGWENAVEIKLTGYDSRDDDLFGTSVAIDGNTIVISAIRDSDSGFFSGSIYIFDGSKGWDNPKEYKVIPAKIYNHDKYIRVASNTQDFGGSVDIDGTTIVVGASSTSPESNSVYIYDGSDGWDQIQESRINLPEVSELYDRGLGSTVAFQNNNLLVALLDKHFNSDISRVYSYTRPPDYNNLVQSETIIPPAPTADSDHFGNEIEVDGDYMIVAAIDSDLRAPSAGAVYIYHRNDQNTPYNDTDDTWDYHSTLTLLEAGAGDQFGSSISIDGDTLVIGAYLEDALGKDSGAAYVYRLNGSIWEFEEKLTASDGEPNDHFGSSVSIENDTIIVGASFRNSDSPFDRDDGAVYVFNRSGSNWSESQILTASNHDILDRFGSSAVIHNGTIFISAVGAKAAESPEDAGAIYIFHQAAGIWHEAQILGPPDGEHNDLFGSDLHVDGDHLGVVAFGDDDNKGSAYLFVNNAGIWEFQQKLTPPESDDADRSVFSIRISGSTLVIGSQFSDGKETDSGAAFLYRLINDEWVQSQTLFAEDGVFQDFFGYAVAFSDSEVIVGAPLNDEAGDDIGKFYVFRPFTPEIVISDVIQAEGDEPHQTVFTFNIERRGQVVGDLNFDSMVDFTTLDLSAKLADHDYAFKSGTVTFLADPDAIVQTQTITVLVNGDYDYEGSETFLVHLTNPSSGTVLKKSVGLGIIEDDDLTVLNIEDITIEENAETAILTVSLDQPLSNQIQVDYSTANQSAMSPSHYLATSGTLTFEPGETSKTISVSIVDNSIVGAEKSFLVNLTNLQSNGLEVIFENSQAVVTIHDDDQSSVSINDVTVDETAGTATLTVSLSQPVETTVNIDFSTIDQSASNPDDYLSQSGTLSFTPGEQSKTITISIVDTNLVEIDETFLVKLSNIQASGANIIFTDDQGEVTIQDDDRANLSISDLTINESAGTASITVTLDEQVDTSVSVEFVTSDQSAIAPGDYLHQSDTLIFNPGESSKTIEVPIVNSDLIESDESFFVNLSNLQANGRSVNITDHQAEITILDDDHAKVSVNDVSINENEGTATLTVSLDQPLFDQVQVDFATIDQSALNPDHYLATSGTLIFNAGEQSKTITVSIIDNDIVEAEKSFLLKLSNLQSASQDVLLEDSEAIVKIHDDDQSSVSINDVTVDETAGTATLTVSLSQPVETTVNIDFSTIDQSASNPDDYLSQSGTLSFTPGEQSKTITISIVDTNLVEIDETFLVKLSNIQASGANIIFTDDQGEVTIQDDDRANLSISDLTINESAGTASITVTLDEQVDTSVSVEFVTSDQSAIAPGDYLHQSDTLIFNPGESSKTIEVPIVNSDLIESDESFFVNLSNLQANGRSVNITDHQAEITILDDDHAKVSVNDVSVDEAIGTATVIVTLDKPVDTSISIDFATADQTAINSEDYLSQSGTLIFNPGEQSKTITVSIVDTDLIEADEMFLISLSNLQANDVDVIVEDDQSEVTITDNDQAGITINNLSINESVGTATLTVSLDKPVATSVSVDFATANQTANNPDDYLTQTGTLTFNPGEQTKTIAISLVDNDLLETDEAFLVNLTNIQANGADVIFTDNQAEVTIVDDDDPFLSISDLTVNETEGTAFVIVSLEKPVDTSVSVDFITADQSALNSIDYLFQSGTLIFDPGEQSKTIEISILDNSIVEGLETFLVNLRNMQTSSPDVILVDDQAEITIVDDDQAMFSIDDLSVDETAGTAKLKVSLNRPVHTTVSVDFSTADNSASNFTDYLSQAGTLTFFPGQQSKYITIPILDSSLVEGTEQFFVNLTNIQANGAQVTFADDQSEVTIMDDDQANLSINDLTVNEDVGTITLTVSLDQPVQTAINFDFSTADQSAFAPSDYLSHSGTLTFNAGEQTKTITISIIDSDLVELDETFLVKLSNLQTNGADILLIDDQAEVTVIDDDQARITINDISVDEHAGTATVAVSLDQPVDSAVSVDFTTADQSANQTNDYLTSAGTLTFNSGEQSKTITISIVDSDLLERDETFLVNLSNIQAGGRDVIFADDQAEVTIIDDETATARVDLRVVHDPTNTRPNGEAGSLPDNVEWVKEWSSYWVEVWVDASSSTHQGIFSVQFNLDYNTEYTSATEIQFGASFTQNQAGSINDTTGAIEGLFAETNTSDLGSNDHLLFARIKFEPLAEDQVELDYSGKNIGPYDLGFNINSAQVHLVGEIPATTISGQFDGVSIWANPYDLNDDDAINFRDLMLFASVYNTIPSESSSDYSWFADLNQSDRVNFKDLVLFASNYGKRKLDHPTIVYPQNFPHAWNNQLLVDTTQGEPQLALETLSQSTADSALNNVVEHVSPQLNPSQNETLEQIDIQVVDLEGNTLGRAVSGTIYIDANAAGYGWFVDATPGDNSEFQVESQLSLIALPDTDAAGRVDLWSVIMHELGHLLGFEHENEGLMQDTLPPGVRRLPDWELNIDLGNNSLPEEADSFFLTIQDETELVPF, from the coding sequence ATGCTGTTAACCAACTGGTTAAAGTCGATTGCCTCCCACTGTCGACCATTCCGCCCCCGTCATCATCGCCATCAACGCTCACGTGTCCTCAATCGATACCAGCCAGCACTAAGCCGACAGATGATCGGCTGCGAGCACCTCGAAGACCGCACGATGCTGACCTCGGTAATTAGTATTGATGATGTGACCATCGAAGAAGATGCAGGATTACCCCTCGTTTACTTCACACTGACGCGGACTGGCATAAATCCAGGAGACCTTAACAGTAGAGTTGAGATTGATTTCACAACACAGGATGAAACAGCAAATGGATACGATGTTGATTACAATTCGGTTACCGGGTCCCTCTCTTTCTCCGCTTCAACCACAGCAACGACACAAACCACGACAATGTCTGTCTTGATCCATGATGACTTAGAAGTCGAAGGAAATGAGACCTTTCAATTACTCATTTCCACGACTTCACCTAATACAATCATAGAGAAAAATATCGGTATCGCGACCATTATTGATAACGAGGCAGTATCCCTCAGTGTCAGTGATGCAACTGCTTATGAAAATGACACACTATCTTTTGAAATAACACTTAACCAGGTTGCCAGTTCAGATATCACTTTTTTAGCGACAACCGTCGCAGGATCCGCAGAAGAAGGTGGATTTTTTGGTGATTACACTTACTTTGAAAACAAGCTGGTAACGATCAAAGCAGGAGAGATATCGACGACGGTTACAGTTCATCCTCTGGATGATGATGATAAAGAACCGGATGAAACGTTCTCACTGGTAATCAGCGACCCTAAAATTAACGGCGATTCACTTCCTTCTACGTTGATAATTTCTGATGACACAGGCATGGGAACCATCCTGAATGATGACTACCTGCCAGGCTCAACCTTCAATATAGAAGGCACAAAGATTATAGAAGGACATGACGGTACAGATTACCTTGAATTCACAATCACTCGCACAGGAGAGTCAGCCGGAGATCTCAACTTTTTCACACAGGTTTTGTTCAACACAATTGATGGAACAGCGACAGCAGGCGAAGACTATGCTTCGACAGTCCGTGTTCTCGATTTTAATGCCAGTCCCTCAGCAACCAGACAAAGCCAGACGGTAGAAGTTCCAATTTTCGGTGACACTCATTTCGAAGCGACAGAAACGTTTCTCGGACGTTTAAGCAACGCCACAGGGGGAAGCGTACTGAAAGGTAATGGAACGACATTAGACGCTACTGGTGTGATCACCAATGATGAATCGGATTTCAGTTTTCAGCAGGAACTGAAGGCAGATATTGGATTTGCAAATCATTCTTATGATCACGCAGGCAGGTATTTCGCTATCGATGGAAATGTTCTTGTCATAGGCGTCCCGAACAATATTGGAACTACTGACAATGGGCCTGGTTTAGCTTATGTCTACACCAGAAATCAGCATGAAACTCCGGAAGATTCCGCAGACGATACATGGGATTTTCAAACAATCCTACGACACGACAATCGGTCAGACTTGGAGTATTTTGGGGCTTCTGTCGCGATCCATGATGATACGATTCTGATTGGTGCCTTCCTTGGTCCCTACGGCGATTCAAGTCGGATTGTTTATATTTTTTCCAGAGACGGTGATGACTGGGTATCTTCACCCCCGCGCAGAGAATCAATTTTAATCCCTCGCCTGCACTATCATTCACGTCAAGCAACTTCACTTATTGCAGTTTATGAAGAGACTATCGTCGTCGGAAATTATGTATTCGAGAAAACGGGAGTAGACTGGTCTGCCCCTGCTATGCGAAAATTAACTGAAGCCTCGGTTACTTCGGTGACAATACAGGAAAATACTATTGTAATTGGAACAGCATTTGATTCTGAAGAAGGATCACGCGCAGGGGCTGTCCTGATCTATACAAAAACGGGAAACAACTGGACATCCATCGCGCCTCACGAGGTGAAGCTCACAGCTTCGGATGCTAAACCTAATCTGCACTTTGGACAATCAGTAGCACTCAATGGGAATCAGCTGGCAGTCGGTGCCACCAACACCAATACAGGAAGTTATTCTGGTCAGGCTTATATTTTCACACAGAGCGGATCGGACTGGTCTACTCTTCCCACCACCGAAGTTATTTTTCCTCGTGAACCCTTAACCCAACATTTTGGCGCATCAATCGCCCTGACAGATACGCACCTTGTTGTTGGAACTTTCCGTGACGTATTTCTGTCATCCTCATCGGAAGTGTATGTCTACACCAAAAACGGGGCAAACTGGGATCCAAGTACGGCATCAAGAACGGTATTGAATGCACCAGTCAGCGGTAATGTCCTCTTTGGAGAGTCTGTTGCTGTTTCTGGTACCACAATTCTGGCTGGAGCCTCTCGGGTTGACACAGAGAGCATCGAAAGTGGAATGATCTATGGGTTTGAATTGGATCAAAACGATAGCTATCAACTGATTCATGAAATCAGTCATGCTGTCAGCCAGACGGCACACAATGGTGGTGATAGATATGGCCGAAGAATTGTCATAGGCGAAAAATATATGTTGATTGCCGCACCCGGCACTGAAACTGGTTCAGCCAACGGGGTCGTCTATCTATATGCCAAAGATGATGGAAATACATTGTTTGATTCGACTGATGACAACTGGATTTATGAGACAACTTTCACTGCACCAGATCCTGAATTGACTACTGGTTTTGGTCACAGTATCGACATTGATGGGAACACGCTTCTGATTGCTGCCCAGATGAAATCAGGTTTCTCTGAAGTCTACTCCTATGAAATGACAGGAGACGACTGGTCGACTTTTAGCCCTCAGATTACCCCTTTACTCTCCAGGACTGGTACTTTTATTTCCTGGTATCCTGATGGGGCTCTAAATGCTGAAGATTTTGTAGCGATTGAAAATGACACCATCCTTGTCAGCGATCCCTTCAGTACCACTGACCCAAGTGAGGCAGGCCAGGTCTACGTATTCACCAGAAATGGTAACGACTGGTCGACTTCATCCCCCACCAGATCAGTTCTGAAGGCTTCGGACACTACGATGAAAAATAATTTCGGATATGCTATTGATATTGATGGAGACAAAATCATTGTGGGTGCCTATAGAGACGAATCATATCGCGGCGCTGCTTATCTCTATCTCAAGGGAGAAGATGGCTGGGAAAATGCAGTTGAAATTAAATTAACTGGATATGATTCTCGAGATGATGATCTTTTCGGGACATCCGTTGCCATTGATGGGAATACTATAGTCATCAGTGCGATTAGAGACAGTGATTCAGGTTTTTTTTCTGGGTCAATCTATATTTTTGATGGCTCAAAAGGTTGGGATAATCCCAAAGAATATAAAGTCATCCCAGCAAAGATCTATAACCATGATAAATATATTCGGGTTGCGTCAAACACTCAAGACTTTGGAGGCAGTGTCGATATTGATGGCACCACGATTGTGGTCGGCGCTTCATCAACCAGTCCAGAATCAAATTCCGTTTATATTTACGACGGTTCTGATGGTTGGGATCAGATTCAGGAATCGCGGATCAATTTACCTGAAGTCTCCGAATTGTATGACAGAGGCTTGGGTTCAACAGTCGCCTTTCAGAACAACAATCTGCTCGTGGCACTGCTTGACAAACATTTTAACTCGGATATCTCCCGTGTTTACAGCTACACCAGGCCCCCCGATTACAACAATCTAGTTCAATCTGAAACTATTATCCCCCCTGCCCCTACCGCCGACAGCGATCATTTCGGAAACGAAATCGAGGTTGATGGTGACTACATGATTGTGGCTGCCATCGATAGTGATCTCAGGGCCCCCTCAGCAGGTGCCGTCTATATATATCATCGAAACGATCAAAACACCCCCTACAATGACACTGATGACACCTGGGATTATCATTCTACACTGACTCTCCTTGAAGCAGGGGCCGGCGATCAGTTTGGATCCAGTATTTCCATTGATGGTGACACTCTCGTCATTGGTGCCTACCTGGAAGATGCTTTGGGTAAAGATAGTGGTGCCGCTTACGTCTACCGGCTCAATGGTTCCATCTGGGAATTCGAAGAAAAATTAACGGCATCGGACGGAGAGCCCAATGACCACTTTGGAAGTTCTGTATCCATCGAAAATGATACTATTATCGTCGGAGCCAGTTTCCGGAACAGTGACTCCCCGTTCGACCGTGATGATGGTGCCGTTTATGTCTTTAACAGAAGCGGTAGCAATTGGTCCGAGTCGCAAATTCTAACGGCATCTAATCACGATATACTTGACCGTTTTGGCTCTTCGGCAGTCATTCACAATGGTACCATCTTCATCTCAGCAGTCGGTGCTAAAGCAGCTGAGTCTCCTGAAGACGCTGGTGCAATCTATATTTTTCATCAAGCCGCCGGAATCTGGCACGAGGCACAGATTCTCGGACCGCCTGACGGTGAGCATAATGATCTCTTCGGTTCTGATTTGCATGTCGATGGAGATCATCTGGGGGTTGTCGCCTTTGGTGATGATGACAACAAGGGATCTGCATACCTTTTTGTTAATAATGCAGGAATCTGGGAATTTCAACAAAAGCTAACACCACCGGAATCAGATGACGCTGATAGATCTGTCTTTTCGATTCGCATTTCTGGATCCACACTGGTAATTGGATCGCAGTTTAGTGATGGAAAAGAGACCGATTCTGGAGCCGCTTTCCTTTACAGATTGATTAATGACGAATGGGTTCAATCACAAACACTTTTTGCTGAAGACGGTGTATTTCAAGACTTCTTTGGATATGCGGTTGCTTTCTCCGATTCAGAAGTGATTGTCGGTGCACCACTCAATGATGAGGCTGGTGACGATATAGGAAAATTCTATGTATTCCGCCCTTTTACTCCTGAAATTGTTATCAGTGATGTCATTCAAGCTGAAGGAGACGAACCTCACCAAACAGTCTTTACCTTTAACATAGAACGTCGTGGACAGGTAGTCGGCGATTTAAACTTTGATTCAATGGTCGACTTTACAACCCTGGATTTATCAGCCAAGCTTGCCGATCATGATTATGCTTTTAAATCTGGCACCGTTACATTTCTTGCAGATCCAGATGCAATCGTACAGACACAAACCATTACTGTCCTCGTCAATGGTGATTATGATTATGAGGGTTCAGAAACCTTTCTCGTTCATCTCACAAACCCTTCTAGTGGAACCGTTTTAAAAAAATCAGTAGGCCTCGGAATCATCGAGGATGATGATCTTACTGTTCTCAATATTGAAGATATCACCATTGAGGAGAATGCGGAAACAGCAATCTTAACCGTTTCGCTGGACCAACCCTTATCCAATCAGATTCAAGTTGACTATTCAACTGCCAACCAGTCTGCAATGAGCCCAAGTCACTATCTTGCGACTTCAGGAACACTCACTTTTGAACCTGGAGAAACATCAAAAACAATCTCTGTTTCCATCGTAGATAATTCTATTGTAGGGGCTGAAAAATCATTTCTGGTTAATCTGACCAATCTTCAAAGCAATGGCCTTGAAGTGATCTTTGAAAACAGTCAAGCCGTAGTCACAATACATGATGATGATCAATCCAGTGTTTCAATCAACGATGTCACCGTAGATGAAACAGCAGGTACTGCGACTTTAACCGTCTCGTTATCTCAGCCTGTCGAGACTACCGTCAACATTGATTTTTCCACTATCGACCAATCAGCCAGCAATCCTGACGACTATTTGTCTCAGTCAGGAACACTTAGTTTTACCCCGGGTGAACAGTCCAAAACGATTACCATTTCGATTGTAGATACCAACCTGGTAGAGATTGACGAAACATTTCTGGTTAAATTAAGCAACATCCAGGCGAGTGGTGCCAATATTATTTTTACAGATGACCAGGGCGAAGTCACCATTCAAGATGATGATCGCGCCAATCTCTCTATCAGTGACCTTACGATAAATGAATCTGCAGGAACTGCTTCCATTACTGTAACACTGGACGAGCAAGTCGACACATCTGTCAGTGTCGAATTTGTCACTTCCGATCAGTCAGCTATTGCTCCTGGTGATTATCTACATCAATCGGATACATTAATTTTCAATCCAGGAGAGTCGTCAAAAACAATTGAAGTTCCCATTGTAAATTCTGACCTCATTGAAAGTGATGAATCGTTCTTCGTCAACTTAAGCAACCTGCAAGCCAATGGTCGCAGTGTTAACATCACAGATCATCAGGCGGAAATCACAATTCTGGACGATGATCATGCCAAAGTTTCTGTCAATGATGTTTCCATAAACGAGAATGAGGGAACGGCTACTTTAACAGTATCCTTGGATCAACCGTTATTCGATCAGGTTCAAGTTGACTTTGCCACCATCGACCAGTCTGCATTAAATCCAGATCATTATTTAGCAACTTCGGGCACACTTATATTCAATGCGGGAGAACAATCAAAAACGATCACCGTTTCTATCATTGATAATGATATTGTAGAGGCTGAAAAATCATTTCTACTTAAACTGAGCAATCTACAATCAGCAAGCCAGGATGTGCTCTTAGAAGACAGTGAAGCCATAGTCAAAATACACGATGATGATCAATCCAGTGTTTCAATCAACGATGTCACCGTAGATGAAACAGCAGGTACTGCGACTTTAACCGTCTCGTTATCTCAGCCTGTTGAGACTACCGTCAACATTGATTTTTCCACTATCGACCAATCAGCCAGCAATCCTGACGACTATTTGTCTCAGTCAGGAACACTTAGTTTTACCCCGGGTGAACAGTCCAAAACGATTACCATTTCGATTGTAGATACCAACCTGGTAGAGATTGACGAAACATTTCTGGTTAAATTAAGCAACATCCAGGCGAGTGGTGCCAATATTATTTTTACAGATGACCAGGGCGAAGTCACCATTCAAGATGATGATCGCGCCAATCTCTCTATCAGTGACCTTACGATAAATGAATCTGCAGGAACTGCTTCCATTACTGTAACACTGGACGAGCAAGTCGACACATCTGTCAGTGTCGAATTTGTCACTTCCGATCAGTCAGCTATTGCTCCTGGTGATTATCTACATCAATCGGATACATTAATTTTCAATCCAGGAGAGTCGTCAAAAACAATTGAAGTTCCCATTGTAAATTCTGACCTCATTGAAAGTGATGAGTCGTTCTTCGTCAACTTAAGCAACCTGCAAGCCAATGGTCGCAGTGTTAACATCACAGATCATCAGGCGGAAATCACGATTCTGGACGATGATCATGCCAAAGTTTCTGTCAATGATGTTTCTGTCGATGAAGCAATTGGAACGGCAACGGTGATTGTGACTCTTGACAAACCTGTTGACACATCTATCAGCATTGATTTTGCCACCGCCGATCAAACAGCTATTAATTCAGAAGACTATTTATCACAATCTGGCACCCTGATTTTCAATCCTGGCGAGCAGTCAAAAACCATTACGGTCTCAATTGTGGATACCGACCTCATTGAAGCGGATGAAATGTTTTTGATCAGTCTGAGTAACCTTCAGGCTAATGATGTTGATGTCATTGTTGAAGATGATCAATCAGAAGTGACGATCACAGATAACGATCAAGCTGGGATCACAATTAATAATCTTTCCATCAATGAATCTGTAGGAACAGCCACCTTAACGGTATCTCTCGACAAACCGGTTGCGACATCCGTCAGTGTTGACTTTGCTACCGCCAATCAAACAGCCAACAATCCGGATGACTATTTGACACAAACTGGCACCCTTACCTTCAACCCGGGTGAGCAAACAAAAACTATTGCGATTTCTCTAGTAGATAACGACCTACTGGAAACCGACGAAGCCTTTCTAGTGAATCTTACAAATATCCAGGCAAATGGCGCCGACGTTATTTTCACAGACAATCAGGCAGAAGTCACGATTGTAGACGACGATGACCCCTTTTTATCAATCAGTGATCTCACAGTAAATGAGACAGAGGGCACGGCTTTCGTTATTGTTTCTCTAGAGAAGCCCGTTGACACCTCTGTCAGTGTCGACTTTATCACCGCCGATCAGTCCGCCTTAAATTCAATCGACTATCTTTTCCAATCAGGCACTTTGATTTTCGATCCGGGAGAGCAATCGAAGACGATTGAAATTTCGATTCTTGATAATTCCATTGTCGAAGGACTCGAAACATTTCTAGTCAATTTGCGCAATATGCAAACCAGCAGCCCCGATGTGATCCTTGTAGATGATCAAGCAGAAATTACCATCGTCGATGATGATCAGGCCATGTTTTCGATCGACGATCTTTCAGTCGATGAAACGGCGGGAACCGCTAAGCTGAAAGTGTCTCTGAATCGCCCGGTTCATACCACAGTCAGTGTTGACTTCTCTACCGCTGACAATTCAGCCTCAAACTTCACAGATTATTTATCCCAGGCAGGTACGCTCACGTTTTTCCCAGGGCAGCAGTCAAAATACATCACGATTCCCATTCTGGATTCCAGTCTTGTGGAAGGCACGGAACAATTTTTCGTAAACCTGACCAACATTCAGGCCAACGGTGCCCAAGTGACTTTTGCAGACGATCAGTCAGAAGTCACGATCATGGATGATGATCAAGCCAACTTATCAATCAACGATCTGACTGTGAACGAAGACGTTGGAACGATCACACTCACCGTGTCATTAGACCAACCAGTACAAACAGCTATCAATTTTGATTTCTCTACCGCTGATCAGTCAGCCTTTGCTCCTAGTGATTATCTCTCGCACTCTGGTACGCTGACCTTCAATGCCGGTGAGCAAACCAAAACGATTACCATTTCGATCATCGATTCCGATCTGGTGGAACTTGATGAAACGTTTCTGGTGAAACTCTCCAACCTGCAGACGAACGGCGCTGATATTCTTCTGATAGATGACCAGGCAGAAGTAACCGTCATAGATGATGACCAAGCCAGGATTACCATCAATGACATTTCAGTTGATGAACATGCCGGCACGGCCACTGTGGCGGTTTCACTCGACCAACCCGTTGATTCCGCAGTCAGTGTTGATTTTACAACCGCTGATCAAAGTGCGAATCAGACCAATGACTATCTCACCTCAGCCGGTACTCTGACCTTCAACTCGGGTGAGCAATCAAAAACCATTACCATTTCCATCGTGGATTCGGATCTGCTGGAACGCGATGAAACTTTCCTGGTGAATCTGTCTAATATTCAAGCAGGTGGTCGTGATGTCATCTTCGCCGATGATCAGGCCGAAGTCACTATCATTGATGACGAAACTGCCACAGCCAGGGTTGACCTACGTGTAGTTCATGATCCTACAAATACACGCCCCAACGGCGAAGCAGGTTCACTTCCTGATAATGTAGAGTGGGTGAAAGAATGGTCTTCCTATTGGGTTGAAGTCTGGGTTGATGCCAGTAGCTCAACTCATCAAGGGATCTTTTCCGTACAATTCAATCTCGATTATAACACAGAATATACATCGGCCACAGAAATTCAATTTGGTGCCAGCTTTACTCAAAATCAAGCCGGATCGATTAACGATACAACAGGAGCCATCGAAGGTCTGTTTGCGGAAACGAATACATCGGATCTGGGATCCAACGACCATCTTCTGTTTGCCCGCATCAAATTTGAACCGCTGGCGGAGGATCAAGTGGAACTGGATTATTCAGGGAAAAACATCGGCCCTTATGACTTAGGCTTTAATATTAACTCTGCGCAAGTCCATTTAGTTGGTGAGATTCCTGCCACAACCATTTCAGGACAATTCGATGGAGTCAGTATCTGGGCAAACCCTTATGATTTGAATGATGACGATGCAATTAATTTCCGAGATCTGATGTTATTCGCCAGTGTCTACAATACGATTCCCAGTGAATCGAGTTCAGATTATTCCTGGTTTGCTGATCTGAATCAAAGTGATCGAGTTAACTTTAAAGATTTGGTCTTATTTGCCAGTAACTACGGTAAAAGAAAACTTGATCATCCAACGATCGTCTATCCTCAGAATTTTCCTCATGCCTGGAACAATCAACTGCTGGTCGATACCACTCAGGGTGAGCCACAGTTGGCACTAGAGACTCTCTCACAATCAACGGCAGACAGCGCACTGAATAATGTGGTTGAACATGTCAGTCCTCAGCTTAACCCCAGCCAGAATGAAACGCTGGAGCAAATTGACATTCAGGTCGTTGACCTCGAAGGCAATACTCTGGGCCGCGCTGTTTCCGGTACGATTTATATCGACGCCAACGCCGCGGGATACGGCTGGTTTGTGGACGCGACGCCTGGTGACAATAGCGAGTTCCAAGTAGAAAGTCAGTTATCACTCATCGCCCTGCCCGACACTGATGCCGCGGGACGCGTTGATCTCTGGTCGGTCATCATGCACGAACTCGGACATCTGTTGGGTTTCGAACATGAAAACGAAGGCCTCATGCAAGACACCCTGCCTCCCGGAGTGCGCAGGCTTCCTGATTGGGAATTGAACATCGATCTGGGAAACAACTCCCTGCCCGAAGAAGCAGACTCCTTCTTTTTGACTATCCAGGATGAAACTGAGTTAGTCCCCTTTTAA